The following proteins come from a genomic window of Corallococcus sp. NCRR:
- a CDS encoding LysR family transcriptional regulator — MDRFDAMKAFTRIVERRSFTQAAKDLGLPRSSVTDAVKQLEERLGVRLLQRTTRHVSPTLEGEAYYQRCVSLLADLEEADAAFVGGQPKGLVRVDVQGTLARRVVLPRLPEFLERYPGIELYMSEGDRLVDLVREGVDCVLRAGEPRDSDMVARRVALLEEVTCASPAYLARHGVPESVEALQHGHRMVGFRSSLTGSLIPLEFTVGGEVRHVVLPTTMSVNGAETFVAAARLGLGLIQAPRYRLEEDFGRGTLVPVLPQHPPTPTPVSLMYPRDRQLSPRVRVFIDWLTRGFTAP; from the coding sequence ATGGACCGGTTCGACGCCATGAAGGCCTTCACGCGCATCGTGGAGCGCCGGAGCTTCACGCAGGCCGCGAAGGACCTGGGGCTGCCGCGCTCGTCGGTGACGGACGCGGTGAAGCAACTGGAGGAGAGGCTGGGGGTGCGGCTGCTCCAGCGCACCACGCGGCACGTGAGCCCCACGCTGGAGGGCGAGGCGTACTACCAGCGCTGCGTGTCGCTGCTGGCGGACCTGGAGGAGGCGGACGCGGCGTTCGTGGGAGGCCAGCCGAAGGGGCTGGTGCGCGTGGACGTGCAGGGGACGCTGGCGCGCAGGGTCGTGCTGCCGCGGCTGCCGGAGTTCCTGGAGCGCTACCCGGGCATCGAGCTCTACATGAGCGAAGGCGACCGGCTGGTGGACCTGGTGCGCGAGGGCGTGGACTGCGTGCTGCGCGCGGGGGAGCCCAGGGACAGCGACATGGTGGCCCGCCGCGTGGCGCTGCTGGAGGAGGTGACGTGCGCGTCTCCGGCCTACCTGGCGCGGCACGGCGTGCCGGAGAGCGTCGAGGCGCTCCAGCATGGGCACCGCATGGTGGGCTTCCGCTCGTCACTGACGGGGAGCCTGATTCCGCTGGAGTTCACGGTGGGCGGCGAGGTGCGCCACGTCGTGCTGCCCACCACGATGTCCGTGAACGGCGCGGAGACCTTCGTCGCCGCCGCGCGGCTGGGGCTGGGCCTCATCCAGGCGCCGCGCTACCGCCTGGAGGAGGACTTCGGGCGTGGCACGCTGGTGCCCGTGCTGCCCCAGCACCCGCCGACGCCCACGCCCGTGTCCCTGATGTACCCGCGCGACCGGCAGCTGTCCCCGCGCGTGCGCGTCTTCATCGACTGGCTGACGCGGGGCTTCACCGCGCCGTGA
- a CDS encoding glutathione S-transferase family protein, translating to MKLYFNPRSRAVIGKWMLDEAGVEYEIVPIDLEKREQKSPEFLKVNPAGKLPALVDGDARVFENAALCLYVADKYPKAKLAPAVDAPERGRYLSLMVYSTSQLEPSMGDHMAKAPMLPQRGWTEYAQTLDAVERELGDGPYLFGDWFTAADVMIGSMFIYQRMLGGSTGRPKLEAYVDRLQARPKGLKLG from the coding sequence ATGAAGCTCTATTTCAATCCGCGCAGCCGGGCGGTCATTGGCAAGTGGATGCTCGACGAGGCCGGAGTCGAGTACGAGATCGTGCCCATCGACCTGGAGAAGCGGGAGCAGAAGTCGCCGGAGTTCCTCAAGGTGAACCCCGCCGGCAAGCTGCCCGCGCTGGTGGACGGAGATGCGCGCGTGTTCGAGAACGCCGCCCTCTGTCTCTACGTCGCGGACAAGTACCCGAAGGCGAAGCTGGCGCCCGCGGTGGATGCGCCCGAGCGCGGCCGGTACCTGTCGCTGATGGTGTACTCCACGTCGCAGCTGGAGCCGTCCATGGGCGACCACATGGCCAAGGCCCCCATGCTGCCGCAGCGCGGGTGGACGGAGTACGCGCAGACGCTGGACGCCGTGGAGCGCGAGCTGGGGGACGGCCCCTACCTCTTCGGTGACTGGTTCACCGCCGCGGACGTGATGATCGGCTCCATGTTCATCTACCAGCGCATGCTGGGCGGTTCGACGGGGCGCCCGAAGCTGGAGGCCTACGTGGACCGGCTCCAGGCCCGCCCCAAGGGCTTGAAGCTGGGCTGA
- a CDS encoding serine hydrolase: MTWNPLRVLAVALLFISEAAVAATKPQELDRLLTQYHQLRQFNGAALVANEKGVILKKAYGQANFEWNVPNTPDTKFRIASVTKQFTAMVILQLVAEGKLKLDDTLVSALPDYRKDTGSRITVTHLLNHTSGIPSYTNAPDFFAKVSRNPYVVADFVKQFASGDLEFEPGSKFAYNNSGYFLLGAIIERVTGKTYAQAVQERIFTPLGMKDSGYDVSTTVLPKRASGYELAPDGYVNATYLDMSLPYAAGSLYSTVEDLYRWDRALYENKLLPEALKQKMFTPGLENYGFGLTMDPLPLDDGKTVLATIGHSGGINGFSSRIYRVPAGREVVILLDNTARGGKLKELSAGLFSVLHGIPPKAPRIGIRELLSTTVEKEPVAKTIARYRELKASKPDAYDYSDGELNSLGYQLLRMKRPADAVEIFKLNVEMFPKVGNVYDSLGEAYLAVGDKQQARVNYSKALELDPKNTNAAAALQKLGAQAAP; the protein is encoded by the coding sequence ATGACCTGGAACCCGTTGCGCGTGCTGGCCGTGGCGCTGCTGTTCATCTCCGAAGCCGCGGTCGCCGCGACGAAACCGCAGGAGCTGGACAGGTTGCTGACGCAGTACCACCAGTTGCGCCAGTTCAACGGCGCGGCGCTCGTGGCCAACGAGAAGGGCGTCATCCTGAAGAAGGCCTACGGCCAGGCCAACTTCGAATGGAACGTGCCCAACACCCCGGACACGAAGTTCCGCATCGCGTCCGTGACCAAGCAGTTCACCGCGATGGTCATCCTTCAGCTTGTCGCGGAGGGGAAGCTGAAGCTGGATGACACGCTGGTGTCGGCCCTGCCGGACTACCGCAAGGACACGGGCTCGCGCATCACCGTCACGCACCTGCTCAACCACACGTCCGGCATCCCCAGCTACACGAACGCGCCGGACTTCTTCGCCAAGGTGTCGCGCAATCCCTACGTCGTCGCGGACTTCGTGAAGCAGTTCGCCAGCGGGGACCTGGAGTTCGAGCCCGGCTCGAAGTTCGCCTACAACAACTCCGGCTACTTCCTGCTGGGCGCCATCATCGAGCGCGTCACCGGCAAGACGTACGCGCAGGCGGTGCAGGAGCGCATCTTCACGCCGCTGGGCATGAAGGACTCCGGCTACGACGTCTCCACTACGGTGCTCCCCAAGCGGGCCAGCGGCTATGAGCTCGCGCCGGACGGCTACGTGAACGCCACCTACCTGGACATGTCCCTGCCGTACGCCGCCGGGTCGCTGTACTCGACGGTGGAGGACCTCTACCGCTGGGACCGCGCGCTCTATGAGAACAAGCTGCTGCCAGAGGCCCTGAAGCAGAAGATGTTCACGCCCGGCCTGGAGAACTACGGCTTCGGCCTGACCATGGACCCGCTGCCGCTGGACGACGGCAAGACGGTGCTCGCCACCATCGGCCACAGCGGCGGCATCAACGGGTTCAGCTCGCGCATCTACCGCGTGCCGGCGGGCAGGGAGGTGGTCATCCTCCTGGACAACACGGCCCGCGGCGGCAAGCTCAAGGAGCTGTCCGCGGGTCTCTTCAGCGTGCTCCACGGCATCCCGCCCAAGGCGCCCCGCATCGGCATCCGGGAGCTGCTGAGCACGACGGTCGAAAAGGAGCCCGTCGCGAAGACGATCGCGCGCTACCGCGAGCTGAAGGCCTCGAAGCCGGACGCGTATGACTACTCCGACGGAGAGCTCAACAGCCTGGGCTACCAGTTGCTCCGGATGAAGCGCCCGGCGGACGCCGTCGAAATCTTCAAGCTCAACGTGGAGATGTTCCCCAAGGTGGGCAACGTCTACGACAGCCTGGGCGAGGCCTACCTCGCGGTCGGAGACAAACAGCAGGCCCGCGTGAACTACAGTAAGGCGTTGGAGCTGGACCCGAAGAACACCAACGCGGCGGCCGCGCTTCAGAAGCTGGGGGCTCAGGCCGCTCCCTGA